One Actinomycetospora corticicola genomic window, AGCGCGACGACCTGGTCCGGGCCGACATGCAGCCGACCGCGCAGGCGTCCGGGCAGGCGGGCGAGGAGCCGGTCCAGCCAGGGCAGGACGTGCGCCGCGGTCGTGCCCCAGGGTCGGACCCCGGCCGCGAGGGCGAGGTCGGAGAAGATCCGCCACTCGGTGCGACGTTCGCCGAGCGGCGCGACGACGGGCGGGGTCCACTGCGCATGCGGCACGACCTGCAGCGACTGGTGCGAGGCGGGGAAGTCACTGCGTTCGAGCATGTCGGTGGCCGGGAGCACGTAGTCGGCGTGGGCGGCCGTCTCGTTGCGGTAGAGGTCGACGCTGACGAGCAGGTCGAGCTGCGGCAGCGCGTCGCGCAGCTCGCCGCCCGGCACCGAGTGGACGGGGTTGCCCGCCGTCACGAACAGCGCCCGCACCCGGTCCGGGTGGTCGGTGGTGATCTCCCCGGCGAGGGCGCCGACCGGGAACGCCCCGGCGACCCGGTGCCAGCGGCCGTCGGTGGTGCGGTGTTCGTCGAACCGACCGAGGCCGATCAGGCCGGCCAGGCGCACGGTGTCGACGGCGCCGCGGGGTACGAGCAGCCCGCCGCGCCGGTCGAGGTTGCCGGTGAGCAGGTTCAGGCCCTGGATCAGCCAGTAGGCGATCGAGCCGAACGGCCCCATGTTGACCCCGGTCGAGCAGTACAGGGCCGCGCCGTCGGCGGCCGCGTACGCCCGGGCGAGCTCCCGGATCGTCGCGGCCGGGATCCCGGTGACCGCCTCGGCGCGCTCGGGCGTCCAGGGAGCCGCGACCGCGACGAACTCGTTGGCGCCGCGTGCGACCCGGCGGGCGGGCGCCAGGTCGAGGTCGTCCTCGTGGGCCAGGACGTGCAGCATCGCGGCGAGCAGGTAGGCGTCGGTACCCGGGCGGATCGGCAGGTGCTCGCCGACGCGTCGGGCGGTCTCCGTGCGACGCGGGTCGACGATCACGACGCGTCCGCCGCGCTCCTCGATGCGCTGCAGCACGCCCGCGGCGTCGGCGACGGTGACGACCGACATCTGGCTGACCAGCGGGTTCGTCCCGAGACAGACGAACATCTCGACGTGGGAGAGGTCGGGCACCGGGTGGACGAGGGAGAGCCCGTACATCTCGGTCGAGACGTGGAACTTCGTGTTGACGTCGACGGAGTGCGACGCGAACACGTTGGGGCTGCCCAGCGCCTCGACGAAGGCCGCCGACATCGTGGTGTGCGCGAAGGAGAAGAAGGTCGGGTTGCCCTGGTAGAGCGCGACCGACCGTGCCCCGTGCCGGTCGACCAGGCCCCGCACCCGGGCACCGATCTCGGTCAGCGCCTGGTCCCAGCCGATCGGCACCAGCTCGCCGTCCACGCGCTTGAGCGGGGTGTCGAGCCGGTCCTCGTCGTGGTGCAGCGCTCCGAGCCCGAGGCCCTTGACGCAGCAGTACCCCTGCGAGACCGGGTGCTCCCGGTCGGGCCGCACCTTCACGACCTTCTCGCCCGCGGGCGTGTCGGCCACGTCCACCACGAGGCCGCAGTGCACCTCGCAGATGCGGCAGAAGGTGCGGACGCTGCGGGTCGGGGCGCTCACCCGGCCGACCCTAGATCGTCGGGCGCGCCGCCAGGGCGGTCCTGGTCACCGCATCGTCGGGCGCAGTGCGACGACGACGGCCGTCGCGATGACGGCGTGCATCAGCATCAGGCCGACGACGTTCGCGAGGGTCGCGCCCTGGCCGAGCAGCAGCAGGTCCGGGATCCACGTCAGCGCGAGCACCACCGGCACGACGACGGGCAGGGCTCGCGGCGCGATCCGGCGGACGGCGAACCAGCCCGCCGTGCCGAGCAGGACGCCGACCACGGTGGCGGGCAGGAACACCGACGGCTGCAGGCCCATCCCGATGCCGCCGGCGTCGAGGGTGCTCGCGACGAGGGCGACGAGCAGGTTGACGACGGCGGCCGCGACGAGCGCGACGCCGAGCCGGGCGGGGATCGGGGTGGTGCGGACGGCGGTCGTCATGACGGAGCTCTTCGGGTTGCGTGTGCAACTCGAAGTCTGCGGCGGGTTGCCTGTTAAAGTCAACGGCCATGGAGGAACCGCGCTGGCTCGACGACGAGGAGCGCCCGGCCTGGATCGCGCTCTGCAAGACGCTGATGACGCTGCCGGGGGCGCTGGAGAGCCAACTGCTGCGCGACGCGGACCTGACGCTCTTCGGCTACATGATCCTGGCGCGGCTCTCGCTCTCCGAGGGCGGGCAGAAGCGGATGAGCGACATCGCGGAGATGGCCAACGGGTCGCTCCCGCGCACGTCGCACGCGGTCGCGCGGCTCGAGGACCGCGGCTGGGTGACGCGGACGGTGTGCACCGGGCAGGGCCGCCGGTTCACGGTCGCGACGCTCACCGACGCCGGGCGCGCCCACCTGGAGGCGGCCGCCCCGGCCCACGTGGCCGAGGTTCGGCGTCTCGTCGTCGACCCGCTCGGCGGGGACCTGCTCGCCGTGGGCGCGGCGATGGAGCGCGTGGTCGCCGCGCTCGGTTTGCCGGCGGGGTCGCTCGCCCCGGACGCCCAGGTGGGCGCTCGGCGGTGACCTCGTGGCCGGCATCGTCGGGCACAACTGGCCGGCCGACCCGACGTCGGACGGCGCGTCACGGTGCCTCGGGTACCGATGTCGCGTTCGCGACCGGCCGGTTCGCCGCCGACCTCGTGCTCTGCCACCACGTCGGCCACGACACCGACGACCTGGCCGGCTGCGACCCGAGGTCGAAGTCCTCCGGCGCATCCGAGTCGTGGTGACTCGGATCCGCCACCTCGGTTTCCAGGCGCCACCGTGGCGGACCGGAACGGCTCAGCGGCGCACGAGCAGCGGGACCGCCACGTCGCGCAGCGGTCCGGGCAGGGCCAACCGGGTGCAGGCGTCGAAGTGCGTGCCGCCCTCCTGCTGCAGGACGTCGGTGGGCACGCCGGGCCACGCGTCGACGAGCAGCTCCTGCTGGCGGTCGAACTCGCCCGGCTCGTCCCCGCCGCAGGTGAGCAGGAGCGGGCCGGGGCCGGTCGGGGTCATGTGGACCGGGCTCGCGTCGTGGGCGTCCTGCTCGCTCATCGCCAGCACGTCGTTGAGGTAGGAGCGACGGATGGGCTCGAGGTCGTAGAGCCCGCTGATCCCGACGACGGGTCCGACGGTGTCGGCCGGCAGGTCGTGGGCCGACCAGTCGGTCGCCATCGCGCTCGCCACCAGGTGCCCGCCCGCGGAGTGCCCGACGAGGCCGACGGAGGTGGGCAGCGCGCCGAGGTCGGCGGCCCGCCGGGCGAGCTCGGCGATCCCCGCCCGCACGTCGGCGATCACGTCCGCGACCGCCACCTCGGGTACGAGCCGGTAGTCGAGCGAGGCGAAGACCGCACCTGCCGTCAGGAAGGGCTCGGCGAGGAAGCCGAAGTGCTCCTTGTCGAGGGCCTGCCAGTACCCGCCGTGGACGAACACCACCAGCGGGGACGGCCCGCCCCCGGGTGCGGGGGAGTACACGTCCGCGGCCTGCCGGGGGTGGTCGCCGTAGGAGATCGTCAGGGGCGGGTCGGTGCGGCGCAGGGCGTCGCTGCGGTCCTGCCAGTCGGCGATGATCGCGTCGGCGTCGTCCACCAGCGCCCGCGCGTCGTACTGCGCGTCCAGCCATTCCCTCGTGGCGTCCATGGCGGGGGACTACCCGGTCCCGGCCCGGGCTCCGCCGCGTCGCGTCACACCGTCGATCGGTGGCGCGCTCGGGCCTGACCTCTAAGGTGTCGGACGTGCTCCACACCGCCGTGCTCGAGCCCGTGCGTGACGAGTTCTGGCCCAGCCGCCGGATCGACGCGTTCGACGAGTTCTGTCGACGCTGACGACCCGCCCCCGCCGAACCCCCGTCACAGGAGACCCCGTCATGAGCACCCCCGAGGACACCGCGGCCAACTGGTCGTTCGAGACCAAGCAGATCCACGCCGGCGCGGCGCCCGATCCGGCCACCAACGCCCGGGCCACGCCGATCTACCAGACCACGTCGTACACGTTCCGCGACACCCAGCACGGCTCCGACCTGTTCGCGCTGGCCGAGCCGGGCAACATCTACACGCGGATCATGAACCCGACGAACGACGTGCTCGAGCAGCGCGTCAACGCCCTCGAGGGCGGCGTCGCGGCGCTCGCCTTCGCCAGCGGCAGCGCCGCCACCACGGCGGCGATCCTCACCATCGCCGAGTCCGGCGACCACATGGTGTCGAGCCCCAGCCTCTACGGCGGCACGTACAACCTCTTCCACTACACGCTGCCGAAGATGGGCGTCGAGGTCTCCTTCGTGGAGGACCAGGACGACCTCGAGCAGTGGCGCAACGCCACCCGCCCGAACACCAAGCTGTTCTTCGCCGAGACGCTGCCGAACCCGGGCAACAACGTGCTCGACATCCGCGGCGTCGCCGACACCGCCCACGAGGTCGGCGTCCCGCTGCTCGTCGACAACACGGTGCCCACGCCCTACCTCGTGCGCCCGATCGAGCACGGCGCCGACGTCGTCATCCACTCCGCCACCAAGTTCCTCGGCGGGCACGGGACGTCGATCGCGG contains:
- a CDS encoding molybdopterin-dependent oxidoreductase, coding for MSAPTRSVRTFCRICEVHCGLVVDVADTPAGEKVVKVRPDREHPVSQGYCCVKGLGLGALHHDEDRLDTPLKRVDGELVPIGWDQALTEIGARVRGLVDRHGARSVALYQGNPTFFSFAHTTMSAAFVEALGSPNVFASHSVDVNTKFHVSTEMYGLSLVHPVPDLSHVEMFVCLGTNPLVSQMSVVTVADAAGVLQRIEERGGRVVIVDPRRTETARRVGEHLPIRPGTDAYLLAAMLHVLAHEDDLDLAPARRVARGANEFVAVAAPWTPERAEAVTGIPAATIRELARAYAAADGAALYCSTGVNMGPFGSIAYWLIQGLNLLTGNLDRRGGLLVPRGAVDTVRLAGLIGLGRFDEHRTTDGRWHRVAGAFPVGALAGEITTDHPDRVRALFVTAGNPVHSVPGGELRDALPQLDLLVSVDLYRNETAAHADYVLPATDMLERSDFPASHQSLQVVPHAQWTPPVVAPLGERRTEWRIFSDLALAAGVRPWGTTAAHVLPWLDRLLARLPGRLRGRLHVGPDQVVALLLRWGGRTTLGELQRHPEGVLLPPTEPGSFLGRRVATSDGLVDLAPADLLADIARLEATEADLARPGVLRLVGRRDRRSHNSWMHNSSHIRQPDGNTALLHPDDGAARGIDDGDLVEVSSPTGRIALPVSLTTDVAPGVVVVPHGWGHAGAGPRRARALPGVNVNDVIPGGAAHLDPVSGQAVMLAHEVTVARATVTS
- a CDS encoding DUF6069 family protein; its protein translation is MTTAVRTTPIPARLGVALVAAAVVNLLVALVASTLDAGGIGMGLQPSVFLPATVVGVLLGTAGWFAVRRIAPRALPVVVPVVLALTWIPDLLLLGQGATLANVVGLMLMHAVIATAVVVALRPTMR
- a CDS encoding MarR family winged helix-turn-helix transcriptional regulator, which codes for MEEPRWLDDEERPAWIALCKTLMTLPGALESQLLRDADLTLFGYMILARLSLSEGGQKRMSDIAEMANGSLPRTSHAVARLEDRGWVTRTVCTGQGRRFTVATLTDAGRAHLEAAAPAHVAEVRRLVVDPLGGDLLAVGAAMERVVAALGLPAGSLAPDAQVGARR
- a CDS encoding alpha/beta hydrolase, giving the protein MDATREWLDAQYDARALVDDADAIIADWQDRSDALRRTDPPLTISYGDHPRQAADVYSPAPGGGPSPLVVFVHGGYWQALDKEHFGFLAEPFLTAGAVFASLDYRLVPEVAVADVIADVRAGIAELARRAADLGALPTSVGLVGHSAGGHLVASAMATDWSAHDLPADTVGPVVGISGLYDLEPIRRSYLNDVLAMSEQDAHDASPVHMTPTGPGPLLLTCGGDEPGEFDRQQELLVDAWPGVPTDVLQQEGGTHFDACTRLALPGPLRDVAVPLLVRR
- a CDS encoding bifunctional o-acetylhomoserine/o-acetylserine sulfhydrylase, whose amino-acid sequence is MSTPEDTAANWSFETKQIHAGAAPDPATNARATPIYQTTSYTFRDTQHGSDLFALAEPGNIYTRIMNPTNDVLEQRVNALEGGVAALAFASGSAATTAAILTIAESGDHMVSSPSLYGGTYNLFHYTLPKMGVEVSFVEDQDDLEQWRNATRPNTKLFFAETLPNPGNNVLDIRGVADTAHEVGVPLLVDNTVPTPYLVRPIEHGADVVIHSATKFLGGHGTSIAGVVVDGGTFAFGEHGDRFPGFTEPDPSYHGLKFWEALGPGAFAAKMRVQHLRDTGAALSPFNAFLVLQGIETLSLRMDRHVANAQAIAEWLEARDEVEQVWYAGLESSPWHAAQQRYLPRGAGAIVAFELRGGVEAGRAFVDGTSLHSQLANIGDVRSLIVHPASTTHSQLSEPEQRSSGVTPGLVRLSVGIENVEDIRADLEAGFTAAKSTTA